In Solimonas sp. K1W22B-7, the DNA window CGCCCTGGGCGCTGGACCGCGAGAAGCAGGCGCCGGCCGGCAAGCTGATGGAACTGGGCGACGCCGAGCCGGGCGCACCGATGTTCGTCATCACCATCGACAACATGAACCGCTTCCGCGACTGGCTCACGGAAGGGCACATGAAGCTGCTGCAGGAGTACAACACCTACTCCATGCAGGTGTATCCCTCGCGCCGCAGCGTGCGCTGGCCCGAGAACATCGAGAAGGCAAGCCTGCTCAATGCGCAGCGCTGCAAGCTCGCCGGCAGCGACGACCCCGCGGGTTGCTTGCTGGGCTTCCCGTTCCCGATCCCGAAGACCGGCGCGGAAGCGATCTGGAACCACAAGCTGCGCTGGCGCGGCGAAGCCCTGTCGCGCATCAACAACAACCTGGTGGTCGATCCGAAGGGCCAGTTCCAGGCCACCCGTGTGCGCGAGGACTTCCGCTTCAGCTATGCCAACCCGGCGCGGCCGCAGGCGCTGGACAGCGTCAACCGCGACATCTACCAGCTCGCCACCCAGACCCTGGCGCCGCCGCGCCTGGCGGGCACCGAGCTGCTGATCCGGGAGCGCACCGGCACCGGCACCGAAGGCCGCACGGCCTGGATGGGTAACCAGAAGCAGCCGCGCGTGCGCCGCGAACCCAGCGCCTGCTGCGACAACTTCACGCCGGGTGCCGAGGGCCTGCAGTTCTACGACCAGATGGACATGTTCAACGGCTCGCTGGAACGCTACAGCTGGAAGCTGGCAGGCAAGCGCGAACTGCTGATCCCCTACAACAGCCAGCGCAGCGTCCTGGGTGCCGACAAGGGCGATTTCAGCCGGCTGGTGAAACCCTGGCATATCAACCAGACCTGGGCGCGCTACGAGCTGCACCGCGTCTGGGTGGTGGAAGCGGCGCTGAAGAAGGGCTCCGCCCACCCGGTACGCAAGCGCATCTTCTACATCGACGAGGACAGCTGGCAGATCGCCGCGGTGGACCTGCTGGACGTCTACGACCAGGCCTACCAGTTCCAGGAAGCGCACCTGAGCTACGACCCGCAGCTGAAGGCCACCGTGGCCTCGGCCGAGCTGGTGTACCAGTTCGACATCGGCCGCTACCTGGTATCGGGACTGGTGTCGCCGGGAGCGGGAGCGCCGCCGTCGGCGGAGTACTTCACGCCTGAGGCGTTGCAGAAAAGGGTGAGGGAAGGGAAGTAACAAGGCCGTGGAATCGTAGGAGCGAGCTTGCTCGCGACCTCGTCGTTGTCGCGAGCAAGCTCGCTCCTACAGGGCAAGAGTCGATAGCCAACAAAAAAGCGGCGGACCGTTTCCGGTCCGCCGCTTTTGTTTGTTCCGTCCGAGCGCTTACTGCACCTTCACAGGCCCCGACAGCTTCTTGCCCAGCGTGCGGTTGTTGCGGTCGGCCAGGCCGTTGCCGACGGACACCGTGTAGGTACCGTTCTTCTGCACCGGCAGCACCAGCATCTTCTTGTTGGTGGGTCCGAGTTCCCACTTGCCGCTGACGACCTTGCCGCTGGCGTCCTTGACCTTGATGTTCTTGTTGGCGGAGTCGGCGCTGTCGAAAGTGCCGCTGAACATCAGCACCACAGCCTTCTTGTAGGCCGCGGAGCCGGCGTACTCCAGCGACAGGCCGCTGGGCGAGGAAGCACCCCACCAGGGACCGCTGGCCTTGGCCGGCGTGGGCTTTTTCTTCTCGGCCGGCTTGGCGGCGGGCTTCGGAGCCTCGGCCTTCACCGGGGCCTGGGCTTTCGGCTTGGGCGCCTCGGCAGCCGGCGCGGGCGCAGGGGCCGGTTCCGCGGCCGGAGGCGGCTCGACGGCAGCCGGAGCCGGTTCTGCCGCGGCCGGGGCGGGGGCCGCTGCGACCTCGGTGGCGCCCATGTCGCCGCTGGCGGCATCGACGTCGCCCGACGGGGCCTCGGCGGCTTCACCCGGGGCGGGCTCGGCGGAAGCATCGACCGGGGCAGCCTCCTCGGTGGCGGCGGTGTCAGCGGCCGGGGTTTCGGCAACCGGGGCTTCGGCAGCGGGCGCGGGCGCGGCCGGCGGGGCGTCGCTGTCCAGCGCAGCCAGGTCCAGCTTGCCGGCGAACACGTCGTCCACCGTCGGGCCTTCCTGCTGGCGTTTCTCCTCCACATGGCGCTGCGGCGCGATCGTGTGCAGGACGAAGTAGGTGCCGGCAGTGATCGCCACGGCAGCGACGCCAAGCGTCAGGGCTTTGTTCATCGGGTCCAACCCTCCAGAAAACGGTTTCGTTATGGGCGCCCGAAAAGTCGGCCGCTGGTCGGCCGGGGCGCAAATTTTCACTTCCCCTAAGGGCGGGAACTATCCGATAGCGCCCGCATGCAGTCAATGCTCGGGCGCAAACCTTCGGCAAACGCGTTGGAGGCTGCGCGAAGGGACGATACGGGACGATGGAAGACGATAGATGCCGAGGACCAAAGTGGCCCGCGGCATGGCGGAGTGGCGGGCGCCTGCTCGCCCCGGACATGCAAATGCTGAAAAGCAGGCTGTCAGAACGGCCAAGGACGCTGTGGCAGCGATGCGTTAGCTTGATTGTCTTGGCTGAGCCCCGCGGCTCTCACCCCCTTGCAAACACGATCAGGAGCAGCGATGAGCGATCGCTTGATGGAATTCACCCAGACCCCCTTTGGCAAGAGCCTGGCCACCATGCTGGGCCTGCCGCAGCCGCCGCGCCTGAACCGCGCCAAGGCGCCCTGGGCCGACCGTCCGCTCGACGGCAAGTTCGTCACCGTGGGCGCCGGCAACGGCGCCGCGCTGACACAACCGCTGCTCGAGGCCCTGGCCGCCGCCGGCGCCGTGGTCCGCATCGTGCCGGAGCACGCTGGCCTGGCCCCGGTGAAGGCCGCCGCTGCCGCCCTCAACATCGCCGTCACCGGCAATCCGGGTGCCGACGCCAGCGCGCCGCGCAGCCATGCCGTGCTGTTCGATG includes these proteins:
- a CDS encoding DUF1329 domain-containing protein, encoding MRTLSRALLALGLAVAAGPSVAAVTAEESAALGSTLTAVGAERAGNADGTIPPWALDREKQAPAGKLMELGDAEPGAPMFVITIDNMNRFRDWLTEGHMKLLQEYNTYSMQVYPSRRSVRWPENIEKASLLNAQRCKLAGSDDPAGCLLGFPFPIPKTGAEAIWNHKLRWRGEALSRINNNLVVDPKGQFQATRVREDFRFSYANPARPQALDSVNRDIYQLATQTLAPPRLAGTELLIRERTGTGTEGRTAWMGNQKQPRVRREPSACCDNFTPGAEGLQFYDQMDMFNGSLERYSWKLAGKRELLIPYNSQRSVLGADKGDFSRLVKPWHINQTWARYELHRVWVVEAALKKGSAHPVRKRIFYIDEDSWQIAAVDLLDVYDQAYQFQEAHLSYDPQLKATVASAELVYQFDIGRYLVSGLVSPGAGAPPSAEYFTPEALQKRVREGK